A portion of the Pseudomonas protegens CHA0 genome contains these proteins:
- the pqqC gene encoding pyrroloquinoline-quinone synthase PqqC: MTDTPLSAAEFEQALRAKGAYYHIHHPYHVAMYEGRATREQIQGWVANRFYYQVNIPMKDAAILANCPDREIRREWIQRLLDHDGAPGEDGGIEAWLRLGQAVGLDPDQLRSQELVLPGVRFAVDAYVNFARRASWQEAASSSLTELFAPQIHQSRLDSWPQHYPWIDPTGYEYFRTRLGQARRDVEHGLAITLQHYTTRAGQERMLEILQFKLDILWSMLDAMSMAYELNRPPYHSVTDQRVWHKGITL; the protein is encoded by the coding sequence ATGACCGACACCCCGCTGTCCGCCGCCGAATTCGAGCAGGCACTGCGCGCCAAAGGCGCCTACTACCACATCCATCACCCTTATCACGTGGCGATGTATGAAGGCCGGGCGACCCGCGAGCAGATCCAGGGCTGGGTCGCCAACCGCTTCTATTACCAGGTGAACATCCCCATGAAGGACGCGGCGATCCTCGCCAACTGTCCGGACCGGGAGATTCGCCGCGAATGGATCCAGCGCCTGCTGGACCATGACGGCGCCCCGGGCGAGGACGGCGGCATCGAGGCCTGGCTGCGCCTGGGCCAGGCCGTGGGCCTGGACCCGGACCAGTTGCGCTCCCAGGAACTGGTGCTGCCCGGTGTGCGCTTTGCCGTGGACGCCTATGTCAATTTTGCTCGCCGGGCCAGTTGGCAGGAGGCGGCCAGCAGCTCGCTGACCGAACTGTTCGCGCCGCAAATCCACCAGTCGCGCCTGGACAGCTGGCCCCAGCATTACCCATGGATCGACCCCACTGGCTACGAGTACTTCCGCACCCGCCTGGGCCAGGCCCGCCGTGATGTCGAGCACGGCCTGGCGATCACCCTGCAGCACTACACCACCCGTGCCGGCCAGGAACGCATGCTGGAAATTCTCCAGTTCAAACTGGACATCCTTTGGAGCATGCTCGACGCCATGAGCATGGCCTATGAACTGAACCGCCCGCCCTATCACAGCGTCACCGATCAGCGGGTCTGGCATAAGGGGATCACCCTATGA
- the pqqD gene encoding pyrroloquinoline quinone biosynthesis peptide chaperone PqqD, with the protein MSFDRSKTPRWRPGYRFQYEPAQKGHVLLYPEGMIKLNDSAALIGGLIDGERDVAAIISELEIQFPGVAELGEDIEQFMEVARAQHWIELA; encoded by the coding sequence ATGAGTTTCGACCGCAGTAAAACCCCACGCTGGCGCCCCGGCTACCGCTTCCAGTATGAACCGGCGCAAAAGGGCCACGTCCTGCTGTACCCCGAGGGCATGATCAAGCTCAACGACAGTGCCGCCCTGATTGGCGGCCTGATCGATGGCGAACGTGACGTGGCGGCGATCATCAGCGAGCTGGAAATCCAGTTCCCGGGGGTGGCCGAGCTCGGTGAAGATATCGAGCAGTTCATGGAGGTCGCCCGTGCTCAGCACTGGATCGAACTCGCCTGA